Within Mongoliitalea daihaiensis, the genomic segment TAATTTTGCGGCCCGTGCCCAATATTTTGGCTTTAAAATCGGGGTACAAGTAACAACTTCAATCATTCACGATCGGAAGCCTCGAAAAAAGAGTGATTTCTTACCCGTAAGGTTACGGACTTTTCCTCTTCATCAGTTGTTGGATATTCGGAAACCTTTTGTCATCGCTTGGCTGGTCGGATATCATCAACTCGGGAGAACTTCCAAAAAATTGCGTCAACTACATGGGAATAGCTACAATACCGATATTGAAGCTTTGGAGAAATGGTTTTTTGAAGATTTAAAAAAAGCCCGTTCCATACGGAAAGGATTAAAAAAGCCCTATTTATAAGCTAGGAATGGATGTTGGATTTTTCTAATGATGCATTTTCAGCATGGTTAGTGTGACTTTTTATACATGGATTACGATCATGAAAAACCTATTTTTGTTGGAATTATACTAACTTAAGCCTATGGAAGCAGATTTTCAAATTGTAATTGTTTTGGGGATTTTGGTGGCAACAGTCATCATGATGGTATTTGAGATTTTTCGAATCGATGTAGTAGCAATCCTTACCATGCTAGCCTTAGGCTGGTCAGGAGTACTTACGCCGGATGAAATGCTCAAAGGATTTTCTTCCAACGCGGTCATTTCCATGCTTGCAGTGATGATTTTGGGGTACGGCATTACCACTACTGGGGTGATGGAACGCTTTTCCGAAGCTGTTCTCAAAAAAGTTGGAAATGATAAAAATAAAATCATTGGTTTTTTAGGCATTTCCGTTGGTACACTTTCTGCATTTATGCAAAATATTGGAGCAGCAGCTTTATTCCTGCCTGGAACATTAGATATATCTAGAAAAACAAAAATTCCCGCTACTCAATTAATCATGCCCTTAGGATTTGCTGCTATTTTGGGTGGTTCGTTGACTATGGTCGGTTCTGGTCATTTGATTTTGATCAATGATTTGTTGAAAAATGCCTCATTAGCTCCTTATGACCTATTTGCAGTAACGCCAGTAGGCGCAATTCTATTGATTGCTGGTATCGTGTATTTCTTCTTGTTGGGCAACTATGTATTGCCAAAGGAAGGAAACGCAAGTAAAAAGAAAACTGCTCAGGAGTCACTTATTGAGACCCTTCAATTACCCAATAATCTTTGGTACTATTCCATACAGGAAGCTAGCAATCTCAACGGTATGACTACCGAATCTTCCCGAATATGGAAAGACTTTCAATTGAATTTGATTGCCTTAGCTGATGGAGAAAATGTTATTTATGCACCATGGAGAGAGACTACTTTCAAAAAAGGGCAAATTTTAGCACTTCTTGGATCAGAAAAAGAAGCGAAAAGACTTGCTCAAGAATATGGTCTAAAGGAAACGATTCAACCAGGGATTTTTAATCGCTTGAGTAAACCAGATGAATCTGGGTTTGCGGAAATTATCATCGGCACTGGTTCGGAGTTAATCGGTCAATCTTTACGGGATTTTGCATTTCGTAGAAAACTAGCTTTGGAGCCATTAATTCTATTTAATAATGGGGAAGAAATCAAAGGAGATTTTTCTGACCACATCTTTAAAAAAGGTGATACGATTATTGTATATGGCCTTTGGGATAATATCCGAAACATTAAAAATGATGGGGATTTTATCTTGGCAACCCCTATTGAGAGTGAATCAAAGAATCAATCCAAAGCTATTCCTGCAATTGCGAGTTTTGCATTTGGTATTATTCTGACATTCTTGGGTGTTCCAATAGCCTTGGCCTTTATGACGGGGGCCATGGCCATGATTTTATCTCGTGTGATTACTATTCAGCAAGCGTACGATTCCATTGACTGGAAAGTTGTATTTCTCTTAGCAGGTTTGATCCCATTAGGACTGGCCATGCAAAAATCCGGGGCTGCGTTCTTTTTGGCACAATATGTCATGCAAGTAGTCGAAGGCCAGTCAGTGATTGTCTTATTGACAGCAATTACAGTAATTAGTACAATCTTTTCCTTATTCATGTCCAATGTAGGTGCTGTAGTTGTGTTGGCCCCGTTGGTGATCGGAATGGCTGAAATTGCCGGTTTAGACCCTCGTCCTTTGGTATTGCTGGCTGCTGTCGGCGTATCCAACTCTTTCTTATTGCCAACTCACCAGGTAAATGCGCTGATGATTTCTGCGGGAGGC encodes:
- a CDS encoding SLC13 family permease; this translates as MEADFQIVIVLGILVATVIMMVFEIFRIDVVAILTMLALGWSGVLTPDEMLKGFSSNAVISMLAVMILGYGITTTGVMERFSEAVLKKVGNDKNKIIGFLGISVGTLSAFMQNIGAAALFLPGTLDISRKTKIPATQLIMPLGFAAILGGSLTMVGSGHLILINDLLKNASLAPYDLFAVTPVGAILLIAGIVYFFLLGNYVLPKEGNASKKKTAQESLIETLQLPNNLWYYSIQEASNLNGMTTESSRIWKDFQLNLIALADGENVIYAPWRETTFKKGQILALLGSEKEAKRLAQEYGLKETIQPGIFNRLSKPDESGFAEIIIGTGSELIGQSLRDFAFRRKLALEPLILFNNGEEIKGDFSDHIFKKGDTIIVYGLWDNIRNIKNDGDFILATPIESESKNQSKAIPAIASFAFGIILTFLGVPIALAFMTGAMAMILSRVITIQQAYDSIDWKVVFLLAGLIPLGLAMQKSGAAFFLAQYVMQVVEGQSVIVLLTAITVISTIFSLFMSNVGAVVVLAPLVIGMAEIAGLDPRPLVLLAAVGVSNSFLLPTHQVNALMISAGGYQNKDYIKAGSGLTIIFIVLTVAVFYLFYI